From one Montipora capricornis isolate CH-2021 chromosome 10, ASM3666992v2, whole genome shotgun sequence genomic stretch:
- the LOC138020995 gene encoding type I iodothyronine deiodinase-like yields MFAQAFPVVRAFTAYTLLLFVFSIGALLKSMPPFQAWIIRAFDAVTKVKLPVCSYWDSLFSHQMFHNVWHSVTLDMNRKSKLGQDAFNSPVVSLSGKHLFPLLQMTKPGRSLVLNFGSCTCPIFMDQLNEFQKMAEEFSHVADFCIVYIEEAHPSDGWALKNNYVIRTHRTQTERCVAARKLAQKIPGCPVVVDTMLDTANIGYGALPIRFHVIRDGKVVYEGGSGPMGYDIKDVKRWLKRNCVTVS; encoded by the exons ATGTTTGCGCAGGCATTTCCAGTGGTCCGAGCTTTCACAGCCTACACTTTATTATTGTTCGTTTTTTCAATTGGTGCTCTTCTCAAATCCATGCCACCTTTCCAGGCTTGGATTATACGGGCCTTTGATGCTGTCACCAAAGTTAAGTTGCCGGTGTGTTCTTACTGGGATTCTCTATTCAGTCATCAAATGTTTCACAATGTGTGGCACAGCGTGACTTTGGATATGAACAGGAAGAGTAAGTTAGGCCAAGATGCGTTTAACAGTCCTGTGGTGTCTTTGTCTGGAAAACACCTTTTTCCGCTATTACAGATGACCAAACCTGGGCGGTCACTTGTTTTGAACTTTGGCAGCTGTACCTGTCCTATTTTTATGGACCAGCTGAACGAGTTTCAGAAAATGGCCGAGGAATTCAGCCATGTTGCCGACTTTTGCATAGTTTACATCGAAGAGGCGCATCCCTCAGATGGATGGGCTTTGAAG aacaaCTACGTCATCAGAACGCACAGAACCCAAACCGAAAGATGCGTTGCCGCTCGAAAACTGGCCCAAAAAATTCCCGGATGTCCAGTGGTTGTTGACACAATGCTTGACACAGCTAACATTGGGTATGGTGCTCTTCCAATCCGCTTTCATGTCATTCGCGATGGAAAGGTTGTTTACGAAGGGGGCTCTGGTCCGATGGGTTATGACATAAAAGACGTCAAGAGATGGCTTAAAAGGAACTGCGTCACCGTGTCgtga